The Chanos chanos chromosome 6, fChaCha1.1, whole genome shotgun sequence genome includes a region encoding these proteins:
- the znf76 gene encoding zinc finger protein 76, giving the protein MPDKALGRRMESLGLQAVALSDGSTAYIQQAISDGNLVEGDTIQLEDGTTAYIQQVTVQQKDPLPFEDGQAVQLEDGTTAYIHHTPKDGYDPSAVEAVQLEDGSTAYIHHPSGLQTGGTILTVQAGGALEELTVEGHMDADTIATLETYSAKMTASEVEIEENGGNTNGLQEASIGQTTVQVMFEGRAWGSGKVQQTAEKTFQCAYEGCGRLYTTAHHLKVHERSHTGDRPYRCEVLTCGKAFATGYGLKSHLRTHTGEKPYKCPEDMCYKAFKTSGDLQKHVRTHTGEKPFKCPFEGCGRSFTTSNIRKVHIRTHTGERPYMCPEPSCGRGFASATNYKNHMRIHTGEKPYLCTVPGCGKRFTEYSSLYKHHVVHTHCKPYTCNHCGKTYRQTSTLAMHKRTTHGDFESTEEEVEAVEASQQQSAFVEGAVQKEEGSQITMETKDITGSQVAIITSDEIMAGGSEVSTPHYQQVALLATANGTQIAVQLEEQQTLEEAISMATAAIQQGGLTQEGVITENGC; this is encoded by the exons ATGCCT GATAAAGCTCTTGGCAGAAGAATGGAGAGTTTAGGGCTGCAGGCTGTTGCCCTGAGTGATGGCTCCACAGCCTATATCCAACAAGCCATCAGTG atggtAATCTAGTCGAAGGAGACACCATCCAACTGGAAGATGGCACCACTGCGTACATCCAGCAGGTCACAGTGCAGCAAAAAG atCCTCTGCCCTTTGAGGACGGCCAGGCGGTTCAGCTGGAGGACGGCACTACGGCTTACATTCACCACACACCAAAAG ACGGATACGACCCTAGTGCTGTGGAGGCAGTGCAGCTGGAGGACGGCAGCACGGCATACATCCACCATCCCTCTGGTCTCCAAACAGGAGGCACTATCCTTACTGTGCAGGCAGGGGGCGCTCTGGAGGAGCTCACAGTAGAGGGCCATATGGACGCTGATACTATTGCTACACTGGAGACATACTCAGCTAAG ATGACTGCCTCAGAAGTAGAGATAGAGGAGAATGGGGGCAACACCAATGGACTTCAGGAAGCCAGCATTGGTCAAACCACTGTTCAG GTGATGTTTGAGGGAAGAGCGTGGGGCTCCGGTAAAGTTCAGCAGACTGCGGAGAAAACGTTCCAGTGTGCCTACGAGGGCTGTGGCAGACTTTACACAACAGCCCACCACCTGAAG GTTCACGAGCGCTCTCACACGGGCGATCGGCCGTACAGATGCGAGGTGCTGACGTGTGGAAAGGCCTTTGCCACGGGCTACGGCCTGAAGAGTCACCTGCGGACACACACGGGAGAAAAACCGTACAAATGCCCAGAGGACATGTGTTATAAGGCTTTCAAGACCTCTGGAGACCTGCAGAAACACGTGCGcacccacacag GTGAGAAGCCCTTCAAGTGTCCGTTTGAGGGCTGTGGACGCTCCTTCACCACCTCCAACATCCGGAAGGTTcacatccgcacacacacaggcgagAGGCCGTACATGTGTCCAGAGCCCAGTTGCGGACGAGGTTTTGCCAGCGCGACAAACTACAAAAACCACATGAGAATTCACACGG GAGAGAAGCCCTACCTCTGCACTGTTCCCGGCTGTGGAAAGCGCTTCACTGAGTACTCTAGTCTGTACAAACATCACgtggtgcacacacactgcaagccCTACACGTGTAATCACTGTGGCAAGACATACCGCCAGACGTCCACTCTGGCCATGCACAAACGCACCACCCACGGAGACTTCGAGTCCACAGAGGAGG AAGTGGAAGCTGTAGAGGCATCTCAGCAGCAGAGTGCCTTTGTAGAGGGAGCTGTGCAGAAAGAGGAGGGGTCACAAATCACTATGGAGACAAAGGATATTACTGGCTCTCAG GTTGCCATTATTACTTCAGATGAAATCATGGCAGGTGGCTCAGAGGTATCTACTCCTCATTACCAGCAGGTGGCACTGTTGGCCACAGCTAATGGCACTCAGATCGCTGTTCAG CTGGAGGAGCAGCAGACTCTTGAGGAAGCGATCAGTATGGCGACCGCTGCCATTCAGCAGGGAGGACTGACCCAAGAAGGAGTGATCACTGAAAACGGGTGCTGA